DNA sequence from the Flavobacterium lipolyticum genome:
TTATTTCAGCCTTTGCGGCAAGTTTAGGAGCTCCGTTTTGGTTTGATATTCTGAAAAAAGCAACTTCTACAGCGCAAACAGTAATTAAAGAAGTATAGATTATGGAAAATAATTACAAAAATGCTCATACGCACATATTCACCATGAATAATGCGCCAAAAAACTTTCTGGAATTGTATATGCCTCCATTTTTGGCTAAAGGAGTTGATAATTTTACGAACACCAACCTTGGAGCATGGCTAATTAGACAATTGGCAAGCAGTAATAAAGGAATGGCCAAAAGATATGCTACCTTTCTTCAAATCGGTAAAAGTAAATATCAAACCGATATTTTTGAAGATTTAATGTCCCGATACCCTAACGAAACATTTCAGTTTATTACGCTATGTCAAAACTTGGAATATTTAGGTGTTGGCAGATCTGTTAGCGGTTTTGAAGGGCAAATAGAGGAAGTGATTGATATCAAAAGAAAATACCCTACCAATATTCTGCCTTTTTTCGGACTTGATCCAAGATGGAAAAGCAGTGGAGATGAAATTCAGAAAACAGTAGAGCGTTATTTCGAAACTAAAATTGAAGTAGGCGGAACGTATGTATATCCGTTTCAGGGACTAAAAATGTATCCAAGTACCGGACATTATGCCTTTGACACAAAACTTAGAAAGACGATGGAATGGGCTGCCGACAATGGTGTTCCGATAATGACACACACCTATTATCTGGGTGGAATTTTTAACTATGATAAGAATTACATTATACGAAATTTAAATCCTGTTGATCCCTATACCGGAAATGTGTACGGAGTACCTAAATTTATTGAGGAGAAAGGAGGTTTCTTTGGAAATCTCTTTAACGGCCAAACACGGACTAGTTGTAGAAGCAGCTGCTCTTATTTTCTCGAGCCACATTCGTATGAGTCTATGCTGAATACCATTAAAGACCTTAAAATATGTTTTGCACATTTTGGTGGAGTGAAGCAAATACAAGTAATACAAAAGAATAATACAGAGAACAATCAAATCAATCCTTACGGGGTGTTAAGAAAGAACTGGTTCAGTCAGATACAAAATCTGATGTCTCAACATCCAAACGTTTACACAGACATATCGTATGATGTCGCCGAATGTCTTCTAAAAGAAAATAATGCGCTTTATAAAGTGTTTTTTGATGAGGCTAATAAACCCTATGGCAATCAAATATTGTTCGGTACCGATTATTTCATGACGGAGAAAGACAGTTTGGAACAAGTTGCGGTGCAGGGATTTAGAAATTATGCTTCAGATAAGATACTTAACAGCGGAAACTCTTTATGGGATCAAATGGCAAAGAATAATATTAATACTTATTTGAAGAGTAAGTATTATCCTTAATGGTTTTAATCAATCGTACTGTTTAATTAATATAAGGAGATGAAATTTTTTAACCTCCAGAATCAAGTGATTCTGGAGGTTTTTTTTTGCGATAAAGGCTGAAAGCTCAAAAGCACAAGAAACGTGCAACGTAATATGATCTACGTTAAGTAGGAGTAGTGCCCTGACAGGTTAAGAGCAAAGAGAGGATCTGAAATCGGCCCTTTAGAACTGTAATTCTTATAATTGTATTTTTATTCAGAAGGTTTTGTAGCGTAAATGCTTATTTAGATTAATTATCTTTAAATCAGGTGTTTATACTCTTTTGTACTTCGCTTAGTTTAACGAGTTTTGTTGTGTTTGGAATAAAATCCTACAAATTACATTGTATTTGTAGGTAAATAGCACTTGTGCAGATACACTTACTGCAACGTTAAACCTTACAATATTCTACCAATTATTTAACCTTTAAACCATTCAAATTATGGAAACCAGAAGCCCCCCTTTTTAGTTGTAAAGATTTTTGAGATATAAAGAATGATTCACCCCTTAAATCAAATTATATGAAAAATTTATACAAAATTATGTTGCTGTGTGTCTGTGGAGCTACTTACGCACAAACCCAGAATGATATTGCAAAAATTAGGTCCGGAAGTAACGTGTCTGAACTACAGTCTCTGAGTCAGAGATACCAAACCGAGGCGGACCAGAAGAAACAAAGAATCAGTAATCTTGTGAAAACTAATGGCTGGCGCACTTCATTTAGTAATAAAAATGGAACCACGAGCGAATTAGTAGATGTAAGTGCCGATGGTAAAACGCCTATTTATTTTGCTACCGAAAATGTAAATGCCGCAAAATCCACACGGGCAAATTACTTGAATTCCGGTGGTGGTTTAGGACTGAATCTTAACGGACAAAACATGACGGCTTATGTTTGGGATGGCGGTGCTACACTTCCTACTCACAATGAGTTTGGCGGAAGAGTGTCCATTAATGATGGGGTTACTGCTATTGTTGCCGGAAGCAACAACAGTCAGCACGCCAATCACGTAACAGGTACTATTGTTGCGGCAGGTACTGTAGCGGCATCCAAAGGAATGGCCTTTCAGGGAAATGCCAGAACGAACGAATGGACTAACGATTTGTCTGAAGCCACTACAGCAGCGGCAAACGGAATGCTGATCTCCAATCATTCTTATGGATGGGCTACAAGAAATTCTGCTGGAACAGTTCTGATCGCTCCGTGGCAGTTTGGGGCTTATCAAACTACTGCCAGAGACTGGGACAATCTGATGTTTAATGCTCCTTACTACCTGCAGGTGAAATCAGCCGGAAATGACGGTGGTGATAACACCGCAAATACAAGTCCGTTAGGTGGTTTTACCGCTTATGATAAACTTACAGGATTTTCGACTTCTAAAAACAATCTGGTGATTGCTAATGCCAATGATGCTGTGATAAGTTCAACAGGAGCTTTAACCAGTGTTACCATTAGCGGCTCCAGTAGTCAGGGACCTACAGACGATTTGAGAATCAAACCGGATCTTGCCGGAAACGGAGCCTCTGTTTATTCGACAGCCACACTTACAAATCCGGTAACACCATTAACCAATAGCAGTTATGGTAATGCCAGCGGAACTTCAATGGCAGCTCCAAACGTAACCGGAACACTACTTTTGCTACAACAACATTATAAAAATCTGACCGGAAACTTTATGCGTGCTGCTACTCTAAAAGGATTGGCATTGCATACAGCCGACGATGCGGGAGCTGTTGGACCTGATGCAATTTTTGGATGGGGTTTACTGAATGCAAAATTTGCTGCGGAAACCATTACAAAAAACGGAACAGCGTCTATTGTTCAGGAAAGTACACTGGTGAATGGGGGTACTTATACATTGTCGGTAACTTCAGACGGAGTTAATCCGTTAATTGCTTCTATTTCATGGACAGATCCAGCCGGTGTTGCTTATTCAGGAAGTACACCAAATATTGGTACAGCAAAATTGATAAACGATTTAGACATTCGTGTGACTAATGGGGCAGGAACTAATTTTCCATACCGATTGCTTACTGCAACAACAAACGGATTGGGTGACAATACCAGAGACCCTTTTGAGCGCATCAGAATTGTTGGCGCAGCTGGAACGTATACCATAACCGTAACTCATAAAGGAAGTTTGGTAAATGGAAGTCAGAATTTTTCAACAGTGGTAACCGGAATTACCGTACCGGATCTTTACATCAAAGACAGACCGTTTGATGTGGGATTACAGCCAAATCCGGATTCAGGACCTATGTGGATCAGTGATGATATTTGGGTAAGACAAACGATTGACGGAGGAACTACTCATGAAAATCCTGAGTTTAAATTAAGCTCTCCAAACGGAGTGTACGTTAAGGTGTACAACAAAGGAACAGTTCCTAGTGCATCCGGAAAAGTGAAACTGTATTTTGCAAAAGCTTCTTCAGGATTAACATGGCCTACCAACTTTGTTAATTTTTATGTTGGACCTGTATTGCATGGTGATTATATCGGAGAGGTAGCTATCCCGGCAATTGCTGCAGGTGGAAATGCTACGGTGGTTATCCCTTGGTATCCGCCAAATCCTGCTGATTTCACTTACGATGTACACCATTTTTGTTTAGCGGCAAGAATAGAATCATCAGAAGATCCTATGTTTAATGAACAAACTAATGTGGGTATAGGTGTAAACACCAAAAACAACAACAATATAGCCTGGAAAAATTTAAGTGTTTACAACCTGAACACGACAGATTTTGTTCCTCCAACTGCAGTATTCATCAGAGGAATCAGATCTAAAAATATCAACGTGAGATTTATAGACAGAGGATTTAACGAACAGTTGAAGAATAATTTCTTTGATTTGGGCGGTACAGTTGAAGCTACACTGGATCCAAAACTATTTGAAAGAGCGCAGGCCAATGGAAGTCTGAAAGGTGTACAGATTTTAGATAAAAATAAAATCCTTATTACTTCCAGAGAGGCATCTATTGCAAACCTGCCTATTGATATCGATGAAACTTTCGGAATCACATTTGATTTCAAAGTGGCAAAAGATTTCCCTGTTGAAGAGCAAATTACCTTAGACCTTGTTCAGGAAGATGCTAAAAGCGGAGAACTTGAAGGAGGAGAGCGTTTTGCACTGGTAAAAGCTAAACCGAATACTAAAGCCGGCGCTACGTCACTTGTTGAAGCTCCTGAATCCCGTTTGGTTGCCATCTATCCAAATCCAACAAACGGTATATTTAAAATAGCCGTAAATAGTGAGGAGCAGGGAACATTAAAAATAACAAGCATTTTCAATACGGTTGTTTTTGAAGAAAAAACAAATAAACAAAAAGAATTTAGTGTAAATATCTCCAAACAAGTTCCGGGAATTTACATCGTTCAGTTTATTTCTGAAAAAGGAAAAGTAGTGACTAGAAAAATAATTAAAAACTAATATTTTTCTAGTGAAACGCTTATTATTTTTATGAGTGTATGAAATTAAAGGAAGTCGTCTCAAGGTAAACTTGAGACGATTTCTTTTTTTATAAAAGAAAAGCTTTGCAGACTTTGGCTTTTAAACGCAAAGTACGCTAAGTTTTTTTTATGCGTAGGTTTTATATAAAAAACATAAAGTCCGCAAAGCTTTGTCTAAGTATAGCTTTGCGAACTTTGCCTTTCTAAACGTAATACAGCTAAAATTCTTAGCGTGCTTTGCGTTAAAATTTTAAGCTTCAAATGGAGTGAAGTACTTTGACATTTAACGCAAAGTGCGCTAAGTTTTTTTATGCACAAGGTTTTATGTAAAAAGCATAAAGTTCGCAAAGCTTTGTCCAGATATAGCTTTGCGAACTTTATTTTTCTAAGTGTATGCAGCTAAAATTCTTCGCGTGCTTAGCGTTAAAATTTTCAGCTTCAAATGGAGTGAAGTACTTTGACATTTAACGCAAAGCGCGCTAAGTTTTTTTATGCACAAGGTTTTATGTGAAAAGCACAAAGTTCGCAAAGCTTTGTCTAAGTATAGCTTTGCGAACTTTGTTTTTCTAAGTGTATACAGCTAAGATTCTTCGCGTGCTTTGCGTTAAAATTTTCAGCTTCAGATGGAGTGAAGTACTTTGATATTTAACGCAAAGTACGCTAAGTTTTTTTTATGCGTAGGTTTTATATAAAAAACATAAAGTTCGCAAAGCTTTGTCTAGGTATAGCTTTGCGAACTTTGTTTTTCTGAGTGTATACAGCTAAAATTCTTAGCGCGCTTTGCGTTAAAATTTCCAACTTAGATGATTATTGCTCTATTTTCAAGGATGAACTTTTGCAACATACGAAGACACTGTTACGGTACCCGAATCATCTTTCATTGTATAAACACCTAAAATACTATTTTGATAAGCGGTATTAGCACTTGTACTGTTAGCATCCGGAAAATCAATATCTATCCAGTTGGCTTCTCCAAATGAGCCATCTGAATTTCGATTTACAGCAACAAAGGAAGCTCCCATATCTTTTCCGTTAACACTAATCCAGTCAGACGGCATATGATAACCATTGTCTTTGGATGCGGTGATCCCTTCAAAATGTGTAACTACAGACAGAATCGTTTCATTCTTGTAACTAAACGATTTTAAATTAGTTGTTTTCCTCGTTTTGGAATTGTAATCCACAAGGAAAGCCTGACTTATCTCCCCTAATTTAGCACTCGAGTAACCGCCTGCCATAGTATAATGATCGCCACCATTATGCCAGATACCGTACAAAGTAGTCGTTAAGGAATCGGGAACTTTAAAATCAATGTATTCTTTAGTGACAACATCATACAGAAATGCATATCCATTCTTGTCATTCTCTACATCATAATTTCCAACAGCGATTCCGCCCATTATACTATGAACAAATACATTATTGGTATTACCGCCATTTGGCGACACCTGAATCCAGGTTCCTGAACCATCTACAGGACCTTCGTAATAAAAACCAAGATTTCCGCTTGGAGCTTTACCGGAAGAGGCAGATATTTTATAGGAGCCTACTATTTGTACTTTGCCATGATGTCCGTTATTAGGACCGTAACAAGAGGTATTGAT
Encoded proteins:
- a CDS encoding amidohydrolase family protein; the encoded protein is MENNYKNAHTHIFTMNNAPKNFLELYMPPFLAKGVDNFTNTNLGAWLIRQLASSNKGMAKRYATFLQIGKSKYQTDIFEDLMSRYPNETFQFITLCQNLEYLGVGRSVSGFEGQIEEVIDIKRKYPTNILPFFGLDPRWKSSGDEIQKTVERYFETKIEVGGTYVYPFQGLKMYPSTGHYAFDTKLRKTMEWAADNGVPIMTHTYYLGGIFNYDKNYIIRNLNPVDPYTGNVYGVPKFIEEKGGFFGNLFNGQTRTSCRSSCSYFLEPHSYESMLNTIKDLKICFAHFGGVKQIQVIQKNNTENNQINPYGVLRKNWFSQIQNLMSQHPNVYTDISYDVAECLLKENNALYKVFFDEANKPYGNQILFGTDYFMTEKDSLEQVAVQGFRNYASDKILNSGNSLWDQMAKNNINTYLKSKYYP
- a CDS encoding S8 family serine peptidase, with protein sequence MKNLYKIMLLCVCGATYAQTQNDIAKIRSGSNVSELQSLSQRYQTEADQKKQRISNLVKTNGWRTSFSNKNGTTSELVDVSADGKTPIYFATENVNAAKSTRANYLNSGGGLGLNLNGQNMTAYVWDGGATLPTHNEFGGRVSINDGVTAIVAGSNNSQHANHVTGTIVAAGTVAASKGMAFQGNARTNEWTNDLSEATTAAANGMLISNHSYGWATRNSAGTVLIAPWQFGAYQTTARDWDNLMFNAPYYLQVKSAGNDGGDNTANTSPLGGFTAYDKLTGFSTSKNNLVIANANDAVISSTGALTSVTISGSSSQGPTDDLRIKPDLAGNGASVYSTATLTNPVTPLTNSSYGNASGTSMAAPNVTGTLLLLQQHYKNLTGNFMRAATLKGLALHTADDAGAVGPDAIFGWGLLNAKFAAETITKNGTASIVQESTLVNGGTYTLSVTSDGVNPLIASISWTDPAGVAYSGSTPNIGTAKLINDLDIRVTNGAGTNFPYRLLTATTNGLGDNTRDPFERIRIVGAAGTYTITVTHKGSLVNGSQNFSTVVTGITVPDLYIKDRPFDVGLQPNPDSGPMWISDDIWVRQTIDGGTTHENPEFKLSSPNGVYVKVYNKGTVPSASGKVKLYFAKASSGLTWPTNFVNFYVGPVLHGDYIGEVAIPAIAAGGNATVVIPWYPPNPADFTYDVHHFCLAARIESSEDPMFNEQTNVGIGVNTKNNNNIAWKNLSVYNLNTTDFVPPTAVFIRGIRSKNINVRFIDRGFNEQLKNNFFDLGGTVEATLDPKLFERAQANGSLKGVQILDKNKILITSREASIANLPIDIDETFGITFDFKVAKDFPVEEQITLDLVQEDAKSGELEGGERFALVKAKPNTKAGATSLVEAPESRLVAIYPNPTNGIFKIAVNSEEQGTLKITSIFNTVVFEEKTNKQKEFSVNISKQVPGIYIVQFISEKGKVVTRKIIKN